The Gossypium arboreum isolate Shixiya-1 chromosome 4, ASM2569848v2, whole genome shotgun sequence DNA segment AATTGATGGTTTTGATTTAgaattttcttttccattttatttcaatttgtttTTCTGTCTAATGGGGAGTTTTGACTAACATTTAGGCTTTCAACAAACCAacattttagcaacttttactcTTTATCTTTCTCCTTTTTTTAGCAAACTATTTACCTCTTTTTCTCTCCTTTCAGAgaattattttgattttgattttcatGATTTGCTTCACCAATCGCCATATAGCTGTTTtggtaataaatatttatggataATTTTTCCTAATAATTTTGTTGCATTAACTTACCCCCAAAAGTTGATTACATAATTAAACATCTAGTTAGATTTCGATGTTGTATATACTTTACGTTTTTATTAACCCAAAAAAGAAAACTATTTGCTATCAAAAGCCAATTCATTTATCTCCCAAAACACAATCCGATTCGAAAcatgataataaaatataaataaacatacATAAATGCcttaaacacaaaaataaaatataaagataCAAAATTACAACATAAATATGTGCATTCTTCGATCATTGACAATCATTCTAGCAAGAATTCAGGCATAGAAGTGGGACTACCAAGAAGATCAAAACTTTTATGATTGCTTAAAGTGTCTTTCAAAATTGTAATCTGACCTTCTTTTAGATGTATATCTTCTTCCAAACCTTCTATTCTCTTTTTCAATGCATTAACCTCTGAATTCAAAACCATGTTCTTCTCATTATATTGCTTCACTTCTTCCCACATCAAATCTCTCTCTTCTGAAACCTTAACCAATATACCCTTCAATATGGTTAGTTCCTTTGTTGATTCTTGTAACTCTCTCTCGAGTCGACTTACATTCTCATCTTTTTTCGGTATCTGTTTAGGATTTTGACACATTTGACCAATCAAAATGTTTAGGAAACAATATCTTGTGAGAGGTAATGCAATGGTAACAGAAAAAAAAGTCAGTGACATAAAACTGAATCAAAGGTCAAACTAGTTAGACCTTCAAATTTCGATCCAATCAGTTAGACAGGCTAGTTAAAAAGTATAAATATCATCATCCGCAATATATCAAACCCTTTGTAACATTTATCTCTCATTATCTCCCTTTCCCTACGCAAAACATACATGCATAACACAATTTGGTTAGTTCCATTTGAAGATATGTTATCCCAAGACTTAGTGTACCATAGGAGAATATATCGGAACTGAATATgctcaatttttgaaaaaatatacATATCATATCCCTATTCTCATGTTCAGTAAGTGTCCAACACAAGAATCGAATAGGTATATTTTAGAAAAGAAATTGCAGAGTCCAAGTAACATATAGGATTTCTTAAGGTGCAAACAAGTCAAAAGCACATGTGGACATGCCTAACACCAATATCCGACACATATTCAGGAAAGAGGTATGGAAAACATAGGAAAAGGTTTTAAATATATCCCATCAGACACATACCTATATTCAACATTAACACTTAGTCCAAGTCCAGGTAACATTGATAGCAACTATTCATAAGCAAAGAAGAAAGCATTTTGTTGATACACAGAATTAAACATCAAAGGTTACCTGCAGTTGAAGATCCTTCAACCTATGAGTTAGGCATGAAATGTTGTCAGTTGAATTTTGTAATTCACATCTTAGTATTTCATTGCCTCTCAAAGCTGCCGCAACCTCAGCTTGCAACTCTTCTATTTCAACCTCTTTTGAATAAAGCTTTTCCTTCAACAAACTCGTCATCATAGTTTCTGCTTTAAGCTCACTTCTTATAATCTTCTGGAAAAGTGTACAAGTGTTATTATAAGCTCTAGGGCTGACAAAACAACccaaaaaaccataatttttaatTCGGTTATTAAGCATTTGATTCGATTTTTGAAAAACCAAAATACTACACATTAACCACAGTTTTAAGGGAAAAAAACCAAACCAGATTAAAAGACCACATTACATCTTTacttgaaaacaaaaaaaaagacaaaaaagaaAAACACAAGTTCAATAATCAGCATGATTGAAGAACAATGAGCAATGAAAAGCCCTTCATTCAATGTGTTTAGCTTCTTCAACCGCAGAtttcaacaacaacaacaacaaaaaagacCCTTACCTCTGAAGATTGATTGTTGCGTTTTGTTGACATGGTTGGATCCACGGATGCTGAGTGAGAGTCCGAGGCAACCAAACCGGATTTCTCATGCAACAAACCAGATATTGTCTGCAGACTCCTCCTTAGGCTTTCAATTCCACGTTTAAAGCCTTCGATTTTAGGATCAGATTCAACAATAAATTGGCTATCTAAACCTGGTTGAGTTCCTTGAAGATGACTAGGTTTTCCTTTGATGAACTCAATTAACTTTGAAGACAGATTGATAATCTCATTAAGCATAGACAGTCCATGATTCTGTAGACGGCATACATGATCCTGCAGTTCGTTGTCAAACTTGAAGGTTAATCCGATAATTTCATTTCCATTACCCTTTAATTGATTCAACAAATAGATATTCTCGCATCGGAGAGAGTAAGCTTCAAGCCTATAGGACTCTACTTCCTTTCTTAATGCCAATTCTACTCCAGTTAACCTCATTTGCTCCCTTTGTAATTTTTGCACTTGCTTTTCATTCTTTTCCATAGATTGCTTCTTTTCGATCTCCTTACCGTATCCATCTCTCAACCCTTCAATCGTTTTCTCTTGCTCGGTGCATGTTCGGAGTAGTCTGGTAACGGACTTTTGCAATTCCTTGCACTCCTTCTCTTTCTCTTCGAGATTTCTTCTAACGCAAGCTACATCTTCCATTGCTGCTCTATGCTTCTCTTGTGATTCAGAGAGATTTTGAATTAGATCTTGATTCTCATCGTTCATCTTTTCAACCCTTCCCATCAACTCTTTAAGTTGTTGTTCTGAGTACTTCGTAAGGCTTCTGTTTTCAGTTTCCCTGTCATTGAAGGAAGAGACTTCTCTCTGAAGTGAAACGTTTTGCTCTGCTAACTCTTGAACTCGATCACGAAGCCTTTGCTCTTCTAACCTATACTTCTCAAGCTTAACCGACCAATCACTTGACCTTCTATCGAACTCCTTTTCGAATCGCAACTGTGTCTCATGCTTTTCCTTCTCTAGTTTTTCAATCTGTGACTCCATTTCTTCCCTCACCATTCTCAGTTCCTTTCTAGCACTCACTCTCTCGTCAATTCTAAACTGTTGAAGATCCAAAACCTCGAGGGCTagcttttctttctcctcttttaGGTGCTGGACAGACCGAAGGAGTGATGAAACATCAAACCCACCGTTACAAATAAAGCTTTCCTGCTCATGAGCTTCAGAAAGAAGCAAGGCTCTTTCCTTGGCATGTTTAGATCGTCTTTCTAACTCGACAACTGAATCATCTTCGGAAGAATTTAAACCGTCAGAGTTTCCCTCAATGAAACAATTTTTGTAAGGCTCATCCATTTCCAATTTGGACTCAGGACGCATATTCAAGTATCGACCATATACATCTTCATTTGTGATCGGAATATGATGGTTGAATCCCTTTGAACTTGATTTTGGGACAACATGAGTCTGCGAAAGCCTCTCAATCACATTCTTTGCAACCATCCATGGCGACTCCTGCCCGAACCCATTTTCCACCCGATCTCTAGATGAAAAGTGAAGACGAATGCTGTCACCATCCCTAAATGAATGAGACTTGTTTTTCTCTTTGACACTATGTGTCGGAGATGAAGGTGCAGTATATCGAGCTCGCCGAGGATGCCTCCGACCACCATTTCCAGGAGTCGAACTGTTCCTTAACTTGCTAATTTCCAGAAGCTGTTCTCCGTCAATATAGCGATCGATAACTTGGGTCGACACATTGCTAGAGCAAGAGGAAGAGCTGCC contains these protein-coding regions:
- the LOC108485368 gene encoding uncharacterized protein LOC108485368 isoform X2; this translates as MIYIEMKKLFFFKSSSSSSGNNKVLPASTDKQVYQGKTSESWLTDQLVDMADYSWKLMSDSPSFSNASSLVRSHSLSSGNELGQQNCSSSQQQYDHRSRGRAHMPEKKSKAKQCETEIISFERPCSSGSSRLHHYSSGSSSSCSSNVSTQVIDRYIDGEQLLEISKLRNSSTPGNGGRRHPRRARYTAPSSPTHSVKEKNKSHSFRDGDSIRLHFSSRDRVENGFGQESPWMVAKNVIERLSQTHVVPKSSSKGFNHHIPITNEDVYGRYLNMRPESKLEMDEPYKNCFIEGNSDGLNSSEDDSVVELERRSKHAKERALLLSEAHEQESFICNGGFDVSSLLRSVQHLKEEKEKLALEVLDLQQFRIDERVSARKELRMVREEMESQIEKLEKEKHETQLRFEKEFDRRSSDWSVKLEKYRLEEQRLRDRVQELAEQNVSLQREVSSFNDRETENRSLTKYSEQQLKELMGRVEKMNDENQDLIQNLSESQEKHRAAMEDVACVRRNLEEKEKECKELQKSVTRLLRTCTEQEKTIEGLRDGYGKEIEKKQSMEKNEKQVQKLQREQMRLTGVELALRKEVESYRLEAYSLRCENIYLLNQLKGNGNEIIGLTFKFDNELQDHVCRLQNHGLSMLNEIINLSSKLIEFIKGKPSHLQGTQPGLDSQFIVESDPKIEGFKRGIESLRRSLQTISGLLHEKSGLVASDSHSASVDPTMSTKRNNQSSEIIRSELKAETMMTSLLKEKLYSKEVEIEELQAEVAAALRGNEILRCELQNSTDNISCLTHRLKDLQLQIPKKDENVSRLERELQESTKELTILKGILVKVSEERDLMWEEVKQYNEKNMVLNSEVNALKKRIEGLEEDIHLKEGQITILKDTLSNHKSFDLLGSPTSMPEFLLE
- the LOC108485368 gene encoding uncharacterized protein LOC108485368 isoform X3; translated protein: MIYIEMKKLFFFKSSSSSSGNNKVLPASTDKQVYQGKTSESWLTDQLVDMADYSWKLMSDSPSFSNASSLVRSHSLSSGNELGQQNCSSSQQQYDHRSRAHMPEKKSKAKQCETEIISFERPCSSGSSRLHHYSSGSSSSCSSNVSTQVIDRYIDGEQLLEISKLRNSSTPGNGGRRHPRRARYTAPSSPTHSVKEKNKSHSFRDGDSIRLHFSSRDRVENGFGQESPWMVAKNVIERLSQTHVVPKSSSKGFNHHIPITNEDVYGRYLNMRPESKLEMDEPYKNCFIEGNSDGLNSSEDDSVVELERRSKHAKERALLLSEAHEQESFICNGGFDVSSLLRSVQHLKEEKEKLALEVLDLQQFRIDERVSARKELRMVREEMESQIEKLEKEKHETQLRFEKEFDRRSSDWSVKLEKYRLEEQRLRDRVQELAEQNVSLQREVSSFNDRETENRSLTKYSEQQLKELMGRVEKMNDENQDLIQNLSESQEKHRAAMEDVACVRRNLEEKEKECKELQKSVTRLLRTCTEQEKTIEGLRDGYGKEIEKKQSMEKNEKQVQKLQREQMRLTGVELALRKEVESYRLEAYSLRCENIYLLNQLKGNGNEIIGLTFKFDNELQDHVCRLQNHGLSMLNEIINLSSKLIEFIKGKPSHLQGTQPGLDSQFIVESDPKIEGFKRGIESLRRSLQTISGLLHEKSGLVASDSHSASVDPTMSTKRNNQSSEKIIRSELKAETMMTSLLKEKLYSKEVEIEELQAEVAAALRGNEILRCELQNSTDNISCLTHRLKDLQLQIPKKDENVSRLERELQESTKELTILKGILVKVSEERDLMWEEVKQYNEKNMVLNSEVNALKKRIEGLEEDIHLKEGQITILKDTLSNHKSFDLLGSPTSMPEFLLE
- the LOC108485368 gene encoding uncharacterized protein LOC108485368 isoform X1, which produces MIYIEMKKLFFFKSSSSSSGNNKVLPASTDKQVYQGKTSESWLTDQLVDMADYSWKLMSDSPSFSNASSLVRSHSLSSGNELGQQNCSSSQQQYDHRSRGRAHMPEKKSKAKQCETEIISFERPCSSGSSRLHHYSSGSSSSCSSNVSTQVIDRYIDGEQLLEISKLRNSSTPGNGGRRHPRRARYTAPSSPTHSVKEKNKSHSFRDGDSIRLHFSSRDRVENGFGQESPWMVAKNVIERLSQTHVVPKSSSKGFNHHIPITNEDVYGRYLNMRPESKLEMDEPYKNCFIEGNSDGLNSSEDDSVVELERRSKHAKERALLLSEAHEQESFICNGGFDVSSLLRSVQHLKEEKEKLALEVLDLQQFRIDERVSARKELRMVREEMESQIEKLEKEKHETQLRFEKEFDRRSSDWSVKLEKYRLEEQRLRDRVQELAEQNVSLQREVSSFNDRETENRSLTKYSEQQLKELMGRVEKMNDENQDLIQNLSESQEKHRAAMEDVACVRRNLEEKEKECKELQKSVTRLLRTCTEQEKTIEGLRDGYGKEIEKKQSMEKNEKQVQKLQREQMRLTGVELALRKEVESYRLEAYSLRCENIYLLNQLKGNGNEIIGLTFKFDNELQDHVCRLQNHGLSMLNEIINLSSKLIEFIKGKPSHLQGTQPGLDSQFIVESDPKIEGFKRGIESLRRSLQTISGLLHEKSGLVASDSHSASVDPTMSTKRNNQSSEKIIRSELKAETMMTSLLKEKLYSKEVEIEELQAEVAAALRGNEILRCELQNSTDNISCLTHRLKDLQLQIPKKDENVSRLERELQESTKELTILKGILVKVSEERDLMWEEVKQYNEKNMVLNSEVNALKKRIEGLEEDIHLKEGQITILKDTLSNHKSFDLLGSPTSMPEFLLE